The segment TGCTGCTCTGAGATCCTCTATGCCAGATGCTGTAGTCTGCTAACTTAATTTATATTGAATAAAGGTAAAGCTTTGTAAGCCTTGCTTGTGGGCTTCAGACAGATTATTTGGGAATAGAGCTTAAAATAGTGTTTGGACCAATCCCTTCTTTTGTGAAAGTTTAGTAGCGTTGTTTTGGAAAATTTAGAAagttttaattgccctttataaTCACTGAAGATCTTTGGAATCTTTTATAAATGGGTATCAGTGTAGCATTTTACTTGGGCTGTCATTTACTTGTGCAGAAAGAGCCTGCTCTTGTGGTACAGTAGGAGATGAAATAAATATATGTTTAACTAAACAGATATAATGGAATGCCATGCAGTAGAAGATTCTCTGTGATGCTTTTTCAGCTTCTATAGAAAGACAGGTAAATCTACGCAGTAATGATCTCTGTTTTCCAGGTATTTGCATTTTATACTTGGTTGATTTTGTTTTTAAGGAAATGTGACTTTCACCTGAAATTTCTACCCTTCAaggccttattttttttttcatgtggatATTCTGTTGTCTAATTAGGTAAGAACATAGACTACAATCTTTTTCTTACTGGATAAACTTACAGCATATCATATTTGCTTTCTGCTTTAGTATTTATTATCATGAAACTTGTGGGAGCCTGATTTTCTTTGACAATTTTACCTTACTCTCAAACTTGTTAGAAATTACTATGGATTGAAAAATGCTGTGAGTGAGAGGTAAATGGAACATGGTGATGcatggaaaatgcttttgtaagtcTCTAGTCTGTATCACTGTGCTCAAGTTCTTGATTACTTGATATTAAAGTGTTTAGAATACATGGAAAAACATCAAAAACTCAATTTTATATCCATAAATTAGAAAATAATCTCAAGATAAAAAAGTCTCATTAGTGACTTAATAATTGGCAATGTTGTGCTAGAAGGAGGGTGGAACAAACTCAACAACCAACTTTCTTTCAGATGAACTTTAAATGTCAAAGCATCCCATGATAactttgtgtgtgtttggttttgAGTGTTTTGGAAACTGACCACTCGCCCTTTTAAGAATTGTGACACTGGTTTGGCTTTGGAAGAATTGGTTAAGTATACTCTGAGAGGCAGTAATTTAATGAAAATCTATTAGGTTTTCTGGATTCTGACAACTTTTGTCATTGGTGAATGTGAAAATGGAAAATGGAGCCTTTCCTGACTTACAATTTTTTCATTTTGCTCACGAAACTTTAAAGAGTTTTTTGCCCATTATAACCTTGATGAGTTAACGAGATTATGCAATATTACTAATGACAGActttaatttccatttttaaaataaacatctcTAAAACTAAAATATAAACAGAAAGAAACAATAATCAGTCTCATCAACCTCTCCTGGCTGTGGTCTTGAGCTTTTACAGCCTCTGTCTTTTCATGAAACTATTTATGCTCATATCCTTCTGGGAGAGCTTTGGGTCTTTCAGGCATTGTACCATCTCGAGGACCAGGATTTCGTGTAATTATCTCCCAGTAATTCTTATCTTCTTCCACTTTGCGGGCATCAAGATAATTGTGACAAATTACTTCAAATTCTCTTCCAAAACTAGACCTGCAAAGTCAAAAGAGATGGGATAGGCAGGGAGAATTAACATATATGCAAATTCAGCATATCTTCATTACTTGTGAATTTATTGAGATTTTCTCATTCCTTGATATACTCAGAAATATCACCATGCACTTTCAAGTACCAGACacttaaaagaaacaaaataacCCACTTTGTTTCCTATGAATAATTTAGGAATCTGAATTCCAAAATAAATGCCACCTTTTTAGCTTCAGAGCTAAAAGGAGCCCCAGAAGAATAAGGCCCTGATAGACCAACTCAATTTCTAAAAGTTGGTTATGCCCTCATCCCCACTTCTCTCTGACTGAGGAGGATTCTGGCTACTTAACAACTTCTTCAGCCTCAAACTTTCAGATCTTTCATCCTCAAAAACCTTACACAAATCCTCAGTCAGGTCTTGCTACAAAGTTAATAGGAAACATTGGTGTACTCCTTAGCCTAATCAATATTAATTTAATGCATATGTATTAACTGAATTGAGAGATTAACTTTGTTTTGTTGAGACATTTATTCAGGTGGACATAAGCATCTAGAATTTTATGCACTGTGATTTTATTTAGTTCCCTTGTTCTTTATACTTcttagtatataatttctttcAAAAGTAACACAAACTGACATTGCTCACGATATTCAAAGGGAGAACCACTAAAAAACTAGAGAACACTAAAAGAATGATAtgataatgaaaaaaaatccaaacaacaaAGACTGATCCAACTGCCTGCAGCAACCCAGCAGGCCATGTTACAGCCAATAAGTAAAATAAGGGAAAGGAGAATGgcattttccattattttccatTTCCTCGGTGTGTTCCTAAAGCACTTCTCTTGTTCCTCACAGTAATTCTTGCTGCTGGCCCATCACTGTGCACACCCTGCCCGTTGTAAGTTACTCTTACCACACACAGAAGGTCCTCGGAACAGCTAAGTTGCGGTTGGTGTAGCaatgagtaataataattttagtttctgactggaaaaaaaagagcaagggAAGACACTTGACAAACATTTTTAAACCAGAAGTGTGAATAAAGACTGTCTTTAACAATTAGTTAATTTTGACTGTGTTTATTAGTGAGCTTATTCATGTAAATGAGTCTTAGTTCAAGGCTGTGAGGGCACAATTGTATTTGTGATACTCTCTTGTACACCAGCACTTCAGGGAGCCCAGCAGTTATCTGATATAGGAAAATAGTGTATTTACAAAAGCTTGAAAACATCCACTTATTCAGATGCCTTGAGAATTTTATTAGACATTTGATGTACAGAACCTCTTAGTTAATCGCACCTCCAAATATTGGAAATGGAATTTACTGTCCCAAAAGGCCTGAAAAACAGGTATGTAATGCACCCTCACAACATAACAATGTCAAGCTTTGAAAATTTCTGATGAGAAAAGCTGAACAAGTCAACCTCAAAATGAACAGtagaaacaaatatttttataAGCAGATTCCTAATTAAAGAAATTGTTCCTCCCCTCTCCCCCCTTCCTAAAAGTAGAGGTTAGAACTGGCATAACTCACATAAATAAGTGAATAAAATCAACATAACATTTTTTCTCAGTAGTCCACCTGTTTCAATTAAATTTTCATAACATTTCCTACAGTTTTAGTTTCTTACAGGAACTGGACATCCTTCATGTTCGAGACGCAGTTGTGGATCCAAGGACTTTGCTTGCCAGAAAGTCAAATAGGAAAGCTCACCTGTCAGAAATACTTTCTGAAGGCGAGATTTTTTAGCAAAATCTCTAAATGTTTTGTGGTCACTTGCCagataaaactgaaaaaaaaatatattaaggaCAGTATTAATGTAAGAGAAACAAGATATGTAATTTTGAAACATATTTCTGAACAAAAGAACTTTTCTCTAGGCTCCTGATAGATCAGTCTTCCCAGCTAAAACTATGCAGGCAAAACCCATAGGATAAATTCTACACTGTTGATACACTCATTAAGTACTTATTCTATATGCAGATTTGTGAATACTAATTTAAAATTGAATTTACattccaaatatttttatttcaccaaAGTGATTGTTGAGAAGGAAAACTTTTTCAAAGTTGTGGTGATTTATCTTGAGGGCATATGTACATGTAACACCTTATTTGCTTTTAATTTGCAGCAGGAAAAAATGCTCCCatttaaaatagaaatagaaatctgttTCCTCTGAATGATGGAATAGTGCATGACTTTCTATTCCTACTATGGATTATCTTCATAAGAAAGGAAATCTTCTCATTTTGGagtttcacagaatattctgagttggaagggacctacaaagATCATCAACTCCAACACCTAAGTGAGTTGTTCAAagtgaaaaaaccctaaaatcccctTGAAGAATTCTTTCATGATTCACAATCTAattgtgatttctttttctttcctttttagatTTCCTTTATTCAGTCATTCTGGCTAACAGCCCCCTTGATCTGCACACCTGACCTCAGGTAAGAAGCATAAACTTTCTAATTCAGTATTACTTATCTTGACCTATGCATGATTCTGAGCCTGTTCTGTAAAACTAAGAAATTGCTCCAGTGTACAGCTTTATATATCTATTCTTAGGGAGGGATTCAATGCACATTATCAGTAAATGCTACCACTGCCATTTGTAAATTTGGCGCCTTACCAGTTTGTCAGAAACCCCTCCTTTGGTGCCAAGAAGAAAGTTCTGCCCGTATCGAAGTGGTTCACCCACTGCACTTCCATCAACACTGTTGAAATTGTACAAAGGGAAAAAAGATACATTCAAATATCAGTTTCACTATTGTTTAGGGGTTTTGTCTGTTTTGGGCTGTGGTTAGATGTTGCTTTGTGACAACATTTTATGCTGTTTACCTTTTAAAATAGGTAAAATACCTTAACCTAAGGCAGAGCCTTTGACTATTGAGCAGGACCTGGTTCTTTTGTTCTATATATTTGAGAAAGAGAATTCGCTGGATTTTTTAGAACCAGAACCGTGTCCACTTCATGGAAAGCAAAAGCAAAGACACATATTTCTGCTGGCAGGAGAGTGAATATTAAT is part of the Melospiza melodia melodia isolate bMelMel2 chromosome 15, bMelMel2.pri, whole genome shotgun sequence genome and harbors:
- the CFAP161 gene encoding cilia- and flagella-associated protein 161 isoform X1 translates to MASYRLGVRVGNWLEDEIAQQDLLKDFIRKREKGQLFVQRLARLKENIFKKVELSVSSDGFVHFGDTVLLVNPDCTPPEERDPELRGDVTLAVDMEEVSLYSDEPLQISRGLSAVKRVDPIGRNAFCIVSVDGSAVGEPLRYGQNFLLGTKGGVSDKLFYLASDHKTFRDFAKKSRLQKVFLTGELSYLTFWQAKSLDPQLRLEHEGCPVPSETKIIITHCYTNRNLAVPRTFCVWSSFGREFEVICHNYLDARKVEEDKNYWEIITRNPGPRDGTMPERPKALPEGYEHK